One window of Acomys russatus chromosome 28, mAcoRus1.1, whole genome shotgun sequence genomic DNA carries:
- the Stbd1 gene encoding starch-binding domain-containing protein 1 — MGAVWSALLVGGGLAGALILWLLRGDPGAPGKDGGAEPQKDAPSGEAEAPGGGPGGGGGSVSLSSEPSKLQLVSKPEHLQERNGQLISETKALGNLQEAQAVQKVGANWGTARERVPDGKVPDTHSKTNSEVSRNQDPEWRLLKGQEAAVKAAGSAAEKLPPSSLLRDRSNTVSLAQPCSPDPAGHEGWEVVSRHSSWGDVGLGGSLEASGSSLSQGTDSGRSAVVGGRGWAAEGSTLSLEPQRVSVQFQVHYITSTDVQFVAVTGDHESLGGWNTYVPLHYCKDGLWSHSVFLPADTVVEWKFVLVENMEVTRWEECSNRRLQTGQEDQVVHGWWGIH; from the exons ATGGGCGCCGTCTGGTCAGCTCTGCTGGTCGGCGGGGGTCTGGCGGGAGCGCTTATCCTGTGGCTGCTGCGGGGCGACCCTGGGGCCCCGGGAAAAGACGGGGGTGCGGAGCCGCAGAAGGACGCGCCTTCAGGGGAGGCTGAGGCTCCGGGAGGCGgtccgggtggtggtggtggcagtgtcAGCCTGAGCTCGGAACCTTCCAAGCTGCAGCTGGTCTCCAAACCAG AGCATCTTCAAGAACGCAATGGACAACTGATTTCTGAGACCAAAGCTCTTGGTAACCTGCAGGAAGCACAGGCGGTGCAGAAGGTCGGAGCAAACTGGGGGACTGCCAGAGAACGTGTTCCCGATGGGAAGGTTCCAGACACACACTCCAAAACTAACTCTGAGGTGTCAAGAAATCAGGACCCAGAATGGAGACTCCTCAAAGGACAAGAAGCAGCCGTTAAAGCAGCTGGGAGTGCGGCTGAGAAGCTGCCCCCCAGCAGCCTGCTCAGGGACAGATCTAACACAGTCAGCCTCGCCCAGCCCTGCAGCCCGGACCCGGCAGGCCATGAGGGCTGGGAAGTGGTGTCTAGGCACTCATCGTGGGGGGATGTTGGTTTGGGTGGCAGTCTTGAGGCTTCTGGGTCAAGCCTAAGTCAGGGGACGGACAGTGGTAGAAGCGCTGTTGTGGGAGGAAGGGGCTGGGCAGCAGAGGGGAGCACGCTGTCTCTGGAGCCTCAGCGGGTCAGCGTCCAGTTCCAGGTGCACTATATCACAAGCACAGATGTGCAGTTCGTTGCGGTGACTGGGGACCACGAGAGCCTTGGGGGATGGAACACATACGTGCCACTCCACTACTGCAAGGACGGGCTGTGGTCtcactctgtcttcctgcccGCAGACACAGTGGTGGAGTGGAAGTTTGTATTGGTAGAGAACATGGAAGTTACTCGCTGGGAGGAATGCAGCAATAGACGCCTACAGACTGGCCAGGAGGATCAAGTGGTCCATGGGTGGTGGGGCATCCACTGA